A window of the Cucurbita pepo subsp. pepo cultivar mu-cu-16 chromosome LG01, ASM280686v2, whole genome shotgun sequence genome harbors these coding sequences:
- the LOC111810177 gene encoding nuclear transcription factor Y subunit B-2-like, translating to MNGHKRNPTTATNSSPVGSPTSGNISDSSTKEQDRFLPIANVSRIMKKSLPPNAKISKEAKETVQECVSEFISFITGEASDKCQREKRKTINGDDLLWAMTTLGFENYVTTLKTYLNKYRETEEEKHSLARQDDHSPSPAKSTAAVCPAEPIIGGKSANSVMDFQNLNSGFYSLGAHNHNHNHHQGNQKSYHIIDGVGFGENLRGFNLSAVHENEGNRGRAMAAHLQQSSGW from the coding sequence ATGAACGGCCACAAGCGAAACCCCACCACCGCCACCAACAGCAGTCCCGTCGGCAGCCCCACCTCTGGCAACATCTCAGACAGCTCCACGAAAGAACAAGACCGTTTCCTTCCGATCGCAAACGTGAGCCGAATAATGAAAAAATCCCTTCCGCCGAACGCGAAAATCTCGAAAGAGGCGAAAGAGACCGTACAAGAATGCGTGTCGGAGTTCATCAGCTTCATCACCGGTGAGGCCTCGGACAAGTGCCAAAGGGAAAAACGGAAGACGATCAACGGCGACGATTTGCTCTGGGCCATGACCACTCTGGGATTCGAAAATTATGTCACCACTTTGAAGACTTACCTCAACAAATacagagaaacagaggagGAGAAGCATTCTTTGGCCAGACAGGACGATCACTCCCCGTCTCCTGCAAAATCCACGGCGGCGGTCTGTCCAGCCGAACCGATTATTGGCGGGAAATCGGCCAATTCCGTGATGGATTTTCAGAATTTAAATTCTGGGTTTTATTCACTCGGGGCTCATAATCATAATCACAACCATCATCAAGGAAATCAAAAGAGTTACCATATAATCGATGGCGTTGGATTTGGGGAAAATTTAAGGGGTTTCAATTTGAGTGCAGTCcatgaaaatgaaggaaatcGAGGTCGAGCTATGGCGGCTCATCTTCAACAGAGCTCTGGTTGGTga
- the LOC111811365 gene encoding protein HEAT INTOLERANT 4-like, protein MRKGTKRKATRKEDHKPAQPKPKEVPSRTKRIKVPKPESEPEYFEDQRNLEDLWKAAFPVGTEWDQLDSVYQFNWNFSNLEDAFEEGGKLYGEKVYLFGCTEPQLVPYKGENKVTVIPAVVAVVSPFPPSDKIGINSVQREAEEIVPMKQMKMDWVPYIPLEKRDSQVDKLKSQIFILSCTQRRAALKHLKIDRVKKYEYCLPYFYQPFKEDEIEQSTEVPIIFPIDPKPVFCEFDWELDELEEFTDKLIEEEELPENQKDAFKAFVKEKVREAKKANREAREARKKAIEEMSKETKEAFEKMKFYKFYPVQTSDTPDISNVKASFINRYYGKAHEVL, encoded by the exons ATGAGGAAAGGTACTAAGAGGAAGGCAACTCGGAAGGAAGACCATAAACCCGCTCAACCTAAGCCCAAAGAAGTTCCTTCTCGAACCAAGCGGATCAAGGTCCCCAAACCCGAATCCGAACCCGAATACTTCGAGGACCAACGCAACTTG GAAGATCTGTGGAAAGCAGCATTTCCTGTTGGGACAGAG TGGGATCAATTGGACTCCGTTTATCAATTTAACTggaatttctcaaatttagaa GATGCATTTGAAGAGGGAGGAAAGTTGTACGGTGAGAAAGTTTATCTTTTCGGCTGTACAGAGC CTCAATTggttccttacaagggtgaaAATAAAGTTACTGTCATACCTGCTGTGGTGGCT GTTGTATCTCCTTTCCCACCTTCTGATAAAATTGGCATCAACTCTGTTCAAAGAGAGGCTGAAGAGATAGTACCCATGAAACAAATGAAGATGGACTGGGTTCCTTATATTCCTCTGGAGAAAAG AGATAGCCAAGTCGATAAGTTGAAATCTCAAATATTCATCCTCAGTTGCACTCAGAGAAG AGCTGCTTTGAAGCATTTGAAAATAGATCGTGTCAAGAAATACGAGTATTGCTTACCCT ATTTTTACCAGCCCTTTAAGGAAGATGAAATTGAACAAAGCACCGAGGTTCCAATTATTTTTCCAATCGACCCGAAACCA GTTTTCTGTGAGTTTGATTGGGAATTAGATGAACTCGAG GAGTTCACGGATAAGTTGATTGAGGAGGAAGAGTTACcagaaaatcaaaaggatGCTTTCAAG GCTTTCGTGAAGGAGAAAGTAAGAGAGGCCAAAAAAGCTAATAGGGAG GCTAGGGAAGCACGTAAAAAGGCGATCGAGGAAATGAGCAAAGAAACTAAAGAAGCATTCGAGAAGATGAAATTTTACAAGTTTTACCCTGTACAAACATCCGATACACCCGACATATCCAATGTCAAG gcttcatttattaataggTACTATGGAAAGGCTCACGAAGTTCTGTGA